In one window of Cololabis saira isolate AMF1-May2022 chromosome 23, fColSai1.1, whole genome shotgun sequence DNA:
- the myf6 gene encoding myogenic factor 6, which yields MMDLFETSTYLFGDLRYLEEGDHGPLQHLDMAGVSPLYNSNDSPLSPGQDNVPSETGGESSGEEHVFAPPGLQAHCEGQCLMWACKICKRKSAPTDRRKAATLRERRRLKKINEAFDALKRKTVANPNQRLPKVEILRSAISYIERLQDLLQTLDEQEKAQNGSSFNIKDNSVTSDANHWKKTSEMWPSSADHSTTPMTQREGTSESSASSSLLRLSSIVDSITNDEKINFPVEVSEN from the exons ATGATGGACCTTTTTGAGACCAGCACTTATCTTTTTGGTGATTTACGCTATTTGGAGGAAGGGGATCATGGACCACTACAACACCTGGACATGGCGGGGGTGTCCCCTCTGTACAACAGCAATGACAGCCCGCTGTCCCCGGGGCAGGATAATGTTCCGTCGGAGACCGGGGGCGAAAGCAGTGGAGAGGAGCATGTGTTCGCTCCTCCGGGGCTCCAGGCACACTGCGAGGGCCAGTGCCTCATGTGGGCCTGCAAAATCTGCAAGAGGAAGTCGGCGCCGACGGACAGGCGCAAGGCCGCCACGCtcagggagaggaggaggctCAAGAAGATCAACGAGGCCTTTGACGCTCTGAAGAGGAAGACCGTGGCCAATCCCAACCAGAGACTACCCAAGGTGGAGATTTTACGCAGCGCCATCAGCTACATCGAGAGGCTacaggacctgctgcagacCCTGGATGAGCAAGAGAAAGCGCAAAATGGATCGTCCTTTAACATCAAAGACAACAGT GTGACCAGTGATGCAAACCACTGGAAGAAGACCTCTGAGATGTGGCCAAGCTCTGCTGATCATTCCACTACACCAATGACCCAGAGAGAAG GAACCAGTGAGTCCTCTGCCTCCTCCAGcctcctccgcctctcctccaTCGTGGACAGCATCACCAATGATGAGAAAATCAACTTCCCCGTGGAAGTGTCAGAAAACTGA